In a genomic window of Melanotaenia boesemani isolate fMelBoe1 chromosome 1, fMelBoe1.pri, whole genome shotgun sequence:
- the LOC121641751 gene encoding uncharacterized protein LOC121641751 produces the protein MVNYCRVFGCTNRSDRQKHLEFYRLPKVIKNQGEECQKLSEERRRLWLAKLNQDLRGKNLDNIRICSAHFVSGRRSDLYQKDDPDWVPSVGMMGQQRSSEETGTSRYKRRMNRTQQRLQVGAAAASDETESAAASADPTTSVFVTSHLCSTGTQTELTGYYIEAMNSELQSLRTENIHLRSDAAHLFTTYDQSAFVDKDEKVLFFTGLPTYQILMVLFTFLSPYLPVKKSLDKFRQLMLTLMRLRLNVSTTFLSYAFNISVATASRIVTDVIDVMYIRMKPLIIWPEREHLQKTMPMQFRKHFGKKCVVIIDCFEVFIERPSNLKARAETWSSYKHHNTVKFLIGITPQGTVSYISNAWGGRAALGCRMAHVKIPAFTRGKSHCNRGKIASGLFLK, from the exons ATGGTAAATTATTGCCGTGTTTTCGGCTGTACCAACCGATCAGACCGACAGAAGCACTTGGAGTTTTATAGACTACCAAAGGTTATTAAAAATCAGGGAGAGGAATGCCAGAAGTTGTCAGAAGAAAGGAGGCGTCTGTGGTTAGCAAAGCTAAACCAAGACCTGCGTGGCAAAAATCTGGATAACATCCGAATCTGTTCGGCCCATTTCGTGTCTG GTAGAAGGTCTGATCTTTATCAAAAGGATGACCCAGATTGGGTGCCGTCTGTTGGAATGATGGGTCAGCAAAGGTCATCTGAAGAGACAGGAACTTCACGTTACAAACGGCGTATGAATCGAACTCAGCAGAGACTGCAGgttggagctgctgctgcttctgatgAGACtgagtctgctgctgc GTCTGCCGACCCTACCACAAGTGTTTTTGTCACCAGTCATTTATGCAGCACAGGGACACAAACTGAACTGACTGGTTATTACATTGAGGCTATGAATAGTGAACTTCAAAGTCTTAGAACTGAAAACATCCATTTGCGTTCTGATGCGGCACATTTGTTTACTACCTATGACCAAAGTGCATTTGTTGATAAGGatgaaaaggttttattttttactggccTACCTACATACCAGATACTGATGGTACTCTTCACATTCCTTAGCCCCTACCTCCCTGTGAAGAAGTCACTAGATAAGTTTAGGCAGTTGATGTTGACACTGATGCGCCTTAGGCTTAATGTTTCCACAACCTTCCTATCATATGCATTCAACATATCAGTAGCCACTGCTTCTAGGATAGTTACTGATGTAATTGATGTCATGTACATTCGTATGAAGCCACTTATCATATGGCCAGAAAGAGAGCATTTGCAAAAAACCATGCCAATGCAATTCAGAAAACATTTTGGGAAAAAATGTGTGGTTATTATTGACTGTTTTGAAGTTTTTATTGAACGACCATCTAACCTTAAAGCCAGAGCAGAGACATGGTCTTCTTATAAGCACCATAACACAGTAAAATTCTTAATTGGTATCACACCACAGGGCACAGTGTCTTACATTTCAAATGCATGGGGAGGAAGA GCAGCTTTGGGTTGCAGAATGGCTCATGTGAAAATTCCAGCCTTCACTCGAGGAAAGTCACA CTGTAACAGAGGAAAAATTGCCAGCGGTTTGTTCCTCAAGTGA
- the LOC121639609 gene encoding uncharacterized protein LOC121639609 codes for MNKPQQSSSKCLADTKPYREGLDPQAKRRYTEKLGFVGGADPYELAPTSWSNEDPESLPSIAYPDIVNYLVFSPSPYTAEDLKSYKGLEAYNQMVCGWVRELQYQVINDRCVVKAKVLHSQSIRETPLEPWIIAEKSGRILGAHCTCKAGLGETCTHVAALLFLIEETVKLRDSKTVTQEKAYWLLPTALSKVEYKECRKIDFTVAKRSQVKE; via the exons atgaacaaaccacagcaaaGTTCTTCAAAATGTCTTGCAGACACAAAACCATATAGAGAAGGACTCGATCCACAAGCAAAAAGAAGATATACAGAAAAGCTAGGGTTTGTTGGTGGTGCCGATCCATATGAGTTAGCTCCCACGTCTTGGAGCAATGAAGATCCGGAGAGCCTTCCTTCGATTGCGTACCCCGACATCGTTAACTACCTGGTTTTCTCGCCAAGCCCATACACAGCAGAAGATCTTAAATCCTACAAAGGTTTGGAGGCATATAACCAAAtggtgtgtggatgggtgagaGAGCTGCAATATCAAGTCATCAACGACAGATGTGTTGTGAAGGCCAAA GTACTCCATTCTCAGTCAATCCGAGAAACACCACTGGAACCCTGGATAATTGCTGAGAAGTCTGGACGGATACTTGGAGCCCACTGCACATGTAAAGCTGGCCTCGGAGAGACGTGCACTCATGTTGCTGCATTATTGTTTCTCATTGAGGAAACAGTGAAGTTGAGGGACTCAAAGACAGTGACGCAAGAAAAGGCTTATTGGCTGTTACCTACTGCACTGTCAAAGGTGGAATACAAGGAATGCCGAAAGATTGACTTCACTGTAGCAAAGAGATCTCAGGTAAAAGAGTAG